A window of the Ostrea edulis chromosome 1, xbOstEdul1.1, whole genome shotgun sequence genome harbors these coding sequences:
- the LOC125664256 gene encoding cyclic AMP-dependent transcription factor ATF-6 alpha-like: MAFLWNEREDVLLNCADVNFETSTLTLNEETTTLASLNDDVMGVFDLSDNVYCNGDLDFHVFPDECFTQDSLQNELSDSSDSGIGSSGIHEGNWRPCEGLNTKPPSSPDLCSSDLVSVKSSPQHIKQELSIQPQSQFSQPNQNNQPYHTIVIPQKAININSIMDSKVKIKPKPIVQNGSSMFIKVESQNGQIINEGPIPQDQFGALLNPMSHVQMNNEFKSTKRQQRMIKNRESACLSRKRKREYLSQLEDQLRECSSQNEKLRVENDLLKERIRVFEAENSNLKRTVCLSPAKKVCLMGVFMILCVNVFSGKLSLIQNGQPGGNDEKIPTYKGRQLLSYPEGAKNNLKSFASKGDRQKLKQLFHDQVEFARNKSEINCATYLNHTESVKLAEELSGWMKRFKLEKRKSSKKTVRKARKFSRTNYFSSFRGQIQKLSTKYFANHYQIQPLNYTHKEEFWNGISRRNDTFYILSFNTDYYLVPATLHNGTERPRMSLFMPGLTRNDTHVGKIGMIQIDCEVLKTKFVDVQKSMIPTQELHKNMPYFTSYDGI, from the coding sequence ATGGCATTCCTATGGAACGAAAGGGAAGATGTTTTACTGAACTGTGCAGATGTTAACTTCGAAACCTCGACTTTAACTTTAAACGAAGAGACTACAACTCTAGCTAGTTTGAATGATGATGTTATGGGAGTATTTGACCTGAGCGACAACGTGTATTGTAATGGCGATCTTGACTTCCATGTGTTTCCGGACGAATGCTTCACTCAGGATTCCCTGCAAAACGAACTCAGTGACAGTTCAGATAGCGGGATAGGTTCGTCAGGAATCCACGAGGGCAACTGGAGACCATGTGAAGGACTAAACACCAAGCCGCCATCTTCTCCTGACTTGTGTTCCTCCGATTTAGTGTCGGTGAAAAGTAGCCCTCAGCACATCAAGCAGGAGCTGAGTATTCAGCCTCAAAGTCAGTTCAGTCAACCGAATCAAAACAACCAACCATACCATACTATTGTCATTCCACAAAAAGCAATTAACATAAATTCCATTATGGATTCTAAGGTGAAAATTAAACCGAAGCCAATCGTACAAAATGGTTCTAgtatgtttataaaagttgaaaGTCAAAATGGCCAGATAATTAATGAGGGACCAATTCCACAAGATCAATTTGGTGCTCTGTTAAACCCGATGAGCCACGTTCAAATGAACAATGAATTTAAATCAACGAAACGTCAACAGCGGATGATAAAAAATCGTGAATCTGCATGTTTGTCAAGAAAACGCAAGAGAGAATACCTCAGTCAGCTGGAAGACCAGCTAAGGGAATGCAGCAGTCAAAATGAGAAACTTCGAGTGGAAAATGATTTGCTGAAAGAAAGAATAAGAGTGTTCGAAGCAGAGAATTCAAATCTTAAAAGAACTGTGTGTTTATCTCCCGCAAAGAAAGTATGCTTAATGGGTGTATTCATGATTTTGTGCGTAAACGTTTTCTCTGGTAAACTGTCTTTAATACAAAATGGACAACCTGGAGGAAATGATGAAAAAATTCCAACCTACAAAGGGAGACAACTTCTGTCATATCCAGAAGGAGCAAAAAATAATCTTAAATCATTTGCCTCAAAAGGTGATAGGCAGAAATTGAAACAGCTGTTTCATGACCAAGTAGAATTTGCAAGAAACAAAAGTGAAATTAACTGTGCAACGTACTTAAATCACACAGAATCGGTAAAATTAGCGGAAGAGTTATCGGGCTGGATGAAGAGGTTTAAACTCGAGAAACGGAAGAGTTCAAAGAAAACCGTGAGAAAAGCACGCAAATTTTCACGTACAAATTACTTTTCATCATTCCGAGGACAAATCCAGAAATTGTCCACCAAGTACTTTGCGAATCATTACCAAATACAGCCTCTTAATTACACGCACAAGGAGGAATTCTGGAACGGaatatcaagaagaaatgatacattttatatattgtCCTTCAACACAGATTACTATCTAGTACCGGCCACGCTACACAATGGAACAGAGAGGCCAAGAATGTCGCTATTTATGCCGGGTCTAACTCGGAATGACACgcatgttggaaagattggcaTGATACAAATTGATTGTGAAGtgctaaaaacaaaatttgtcgACGTACAAAAGTCAATGATTCCGACACAAGAGTTGCACAAAAACATGCCTTACTTCACTTCTTATGATGGAATTTAA